The Claveliimonas bilis genome window below encodes:
- a CDS encoding GntR family transcriptional regulator, protein MKEPNFEVSMNEYLPLRDVVFNTLRQAILRGELKPGERLMEIQLANKLGVSRTPIREAIRKLELEGLVLMIPRKGAEVAEITEKSLRDVLEVRRALEELAVRLACDKISEEKIQELKEAAEYFQSTLKSGDITKIAEADVKFHDVIYLATDNQKLIQLLSNLGEQMYRYRVEYLKRSDFHQQLIDEHEEIIQTIETGQKDKAAKVVCQHVDNQVEAVIDTIRTKK, encoded by the coding sequence ATGAAGGAACCGAATTTTGAAGTCAGCATGAATGAGTATCTTCCCCTTAGGGATGTTGTTTTTAATACTTTGCGTCAGGCAATTTTAAGAGGGGAACTGAAACCGGGAGAAAGGCTGATGGAAATACAGCTGGCAAATAAACTGGGCGTCAGCAGGACGCCTATCCGGGAGGCAATCCGCAAGCTGGAGCTGGAAGGACTCGTTCTGATGATTCCCAGAAAAGGTGCCGAGGTGGCAGAGATCACGGAAAAAAGCCTAAGAGATGTGCTGGAAGTAAGGCGGGCTTTAGAGGAGCTGGCTGTGCGCCTGGCATGCGATAAGATCAGCGAAGAAAAGATTCAGGAACTGAAAGAAGCAGCCGAGTATTTCCAATCCACCTTAAAAAGCGGAGATATCACGAAAATTGCGGAAGCTGACGTCAAATTCCATGATGTGATCTATCTTGCAACAGATAACCAGAAGCTGATCCAGCTTCTCAGTAACCTTGGAGAACAGATGTACCGTTACCGGGTGGAATATTTAAAACGGTCAGATTTCCATCAGCAGTTGATCGATGAACACGAGGAGATCATTCAGACTATTGAGACAGGACAAAAAGACAAGGCTGCCAAGGTAGTGTGTCAGCATGTGGATAATCAGGTAGAGGCAGTGATCGATACCATCCGGACAAAAAAATAA
- the spoIIR gene encoding stage II sporulation protein R has translation METGNRRERKRQVFCLAAALIAAAVITGFLVWQRGMLVEARSREAQEELAETVLRFHVLADSDSDRDQKLKMAVKEVLLSYMKKNMPETDDLEETIEWMGSHLSDMEKTGEMVLRNEGCTDEVSAEVVKDYFPEKNYGDVTFPAGEYTALRVKIGSGQGHNWWCCLYPNLCFTDAVRCVVPEEGKEKMGHVLSEDAYDMVTAFSDFKIRWFFFGDGASGK, from the coding sequence ATGGAAACGGGAAATCGCAGGGAAAGAAAAAGGCAGGTCTTTTGCCTGGCAGCAGCGCTTATAGCAGCGGCAGTCATTACAGGTTTCCTTGTCTGGCAGAGAGGAATGCTGGTGGAGGCAAGAAGCCGGGAAGCACAGGAAGAGCTGGCGGAAACGGTGCTGCGTTTTCATGTACTGGCTGACAGCGATTCGGATCGGGATCAGAAGTTGAAAATGGCTGTAAAAGAAGTCCTTCTTTCCTATATGAAAAAGAATATGCCGGAAACGGATGATCTGGAAGAAACCATAGAGTGGATGGGCAGTCATCTTAGTGATATGGAAAAGACCGGCGAGATGGTTCTTCGGAATGAGGGATGTACGGATGAGGTCAGCGCAGAGGTCGTGAAGGATTATTTTCCGGAAAAAAACTATGGAGATGTGACATTTCCGGCGGGAGAATATACAGCTCTCAGGGTAAAGATCGGAAGCGGGCAGGGGCATAACTGGTGGTGCTGCCTGTATCCCAACCTTTGTTTTACAGATGCTGTCCGGTGTGTTGTGCCGGAAGAGGGAAAGGAAAAAATGGGACATGTGTTAAGTGAAGATGCGTACGATATGGTTACGGCATTTTCGGACTTTAAGATAAGATGGTTTTTCTTCGGGGATGGTGCATCCGGGAAATAA
- a CDS encoding cation diffusion facilitator family transporter — translation MTEFLVRHFIKDYHKTEELNVRTQYGTLAGVVGIICNALLFAVKAAVGIAMHSISVTADAFNNLSDAASSVIGLVGVKLAGKPADKEHPFGHGRMEYITALVVSFLVIEVGLTFFKDAFSRIWNPQKLEFQFISVLILVLSIGVKLWMSLFNRKLGKRIDSKVMLATAADAVGDVITTSATVISLLFFYFTGINIDGVIGVCVSLVVIWAGIGIAKDTLKPLLGEPTSSADYEKITRFVESYDGIIGSHDLIVHNYGPGRNMASIHAEVPNDVDIEESHEIIDRIERDAISQIGVFLVIHMDPVETKNERILEIRKQVEASINEIDPDVTIHDLRVVEGKERINLIFDMVVPFAYSREEQKELERKVRSYLSERDSRYQCVITVEQSFVAQGEEG, via the coding sequence ATGACAGAATTTTTAGTCAGGCATTTTATAAAAGATTATCACAAGACAGAGGAACTGAATGTGCGGACGCAGTACGGCACGCTGGCAGGGGTTGTGGGCATTATCTGTAATGCCCTCCTTTTTGCTGTAAAGGCGGCAGTGGGGATTGCCATGCACAGTATTTCTGTTACGGCAGATGCATTTAACAATCTGTCGGATGCAGCTTCTTCTGTGATCGGTCTTGTGGGGGTGAAGCTGGCGGGAAAGCCGGCAGACAAAGAACATCCCTTCGGACACGGAAGAATGGAATATATTACGGCGCTTGTGGTTTCCTTTCTTGTTATTGAAGTAGGACTTACTTTTTTTAAGGATGCATTTTCCAGAATATGGAATCCACAGAAACTGGAATTTCAGTTTATATCGGTTCTGATTCTGGTCTTATCCATTGGAGTAAAACTGTGGATGAGCCTTTTTAACCGGAAATTGGGAAAAAGGATTGATTCTAAGGTAATGCTGGCGACAGCGGCAGATGCCGTGGGTGACGTGATCACCACTTCTGCCACCGTGATCTCCCTGTTGTTTTTCTATTTTACAGGAATCAATATTGACGGAGTTATCGGTGTTTGTGTATCATTGGTAGTCATATGGGCGGGGATTGGAATCGCAAAGGATACATTGAAGCCGCTTCTGGGAGAGCCTACTTCTTCTGCAGATTATGAGAAGATTACCAGATTTGTGGAGAGTTATGACGGAATTATCGGAAGCCATGACCTGATCGTGCATAATTATGGACCGGGCCGCAATATGGCATCTATACATGCGGAAGTGCCCAATGATGTGGATATTGAGGAATCTCACGAGATTATTGACAGGATCGAGCGGGACGCTATTTCGCAGATTGGAGTTTTTCTTGTTATACATATGGATCCGGTGGAGACAAAAAATGAAAGAATACTGGAAATCAGGAAACAGGTGGAGGCGAGCATAAATGAGATCGATCCGGATGTAACGATCCACGATCTGCGCGTAGTGGAAGGTAAGGAAAGGATCAATCTTATATTTGATATGGTAGTTCCCTTTGCTTATTCCAGAGAAGAGCAAAAGGAGCTGGAGCGGAAAGTAAGGAGTTACTTATCAGAACGGGACTCCAGATATCAATGTGTGATCACAGTAGAACAAAGTTTTGTGGCACAGGGAGAGGAAGGATAA
- a CDS encoding acyl-[acyl-carrier-protein] thioesterase, producing the protein MYTYESRVRFSEVDHYETMTLPSIINYFQDGSIFQSEDIGLGVDYLKEKKRAWVLSSWQVVIERYPRIGEKIRIGTWATGFQGLYGYRNFCMWDEKGEKAAYANSIWVYMDLEKQRPARPPKEEVEKYGTEEALEMEYAPRKISLPQDALSGEIFPVRKYHIDTNEHVNNCQYVQMALEAAGEELMVRQMRAEYKKSALLHDKILPKVAKEGERTVVELCEPDGGVYAVVELTGEKRC; encoded by the coding sequence ATGTACACATATGAAAGCAGGGTAAGATTCAGTGAAGTAGATCATTATGAGACAATGACGCTTCCGTCTATTATTAATTATTTTCAGGACGGGAGTATTTTCCAGTCAGAGGATATCGGTCTGGGTGTAGATTATCTGAAGGAAAAGAAAAGAGCGTGGGTGCTGTCTTCCTGGCAGGTTGTTATCGAGCGGTATCCGCGCATCGGAGAGAAAATCCGGATCGGTACGTGGGCCACAGGCTTCCAGGGACTTTACGGCTACCGGAATTTCTGCATGTGGGATGAAAAAGGGGAAAAGGCTGCGTATGCCAATTCTATCTGGGTTTACATGGATCTGGAGAAACAGCGTCCTGCAAGACCGCCGAAGGAAGAAGTGGAAAAGTACGGGACAGAAGAGGCGCTGGAGATGGAATATGCACCCAGAAAAATCTCTTTGCCGCAAGATGCTTTGTCAGGAGAGATCTTCCCGGTGCGAAAATACCATATTGATACGAATGAGCATGTAAATAACTGCCAGTATGTCCAGATGGCATTGGAGGCTGCCGGGGAAGAACTGATGGTAAGACAGATGAGGGCGGAATATAAAAAGTCTGCTTTATTGCATGACAAAATACTGCCAAAAGTGGCGAAAGAAGGAGAAAGGACAGTGGTGGAACTGTGTGAGCCCGACGGAGGAGTTTACGCAGTGGTGGAGCTGACAGGAGAAAAAAGATGTTAG
- a CDS encoding S1 RNA-binding domain-containing protein, with translation MLEKGLGKKQVLKVVKKTDFGIYLGTEEERVLLPGRQVPEGTKIGDELEVFLYRDSRDRLIATTHEPKIQLGELHVLTVADTGKIGAFLDWGLEKDLLLPFKEQTAKVKKGDSCLVSLYVDKSGRLCATMKIYEKLRTDSPYKKDDKVTGIIYEKSSNFGLFVAVDNCYCALIPKREAPGGYKVGDVVTARVAEVKPDGKLDLSVREKAFIQMDADALIILERLKEHGGELPFTDKADPDRIREEFGFSKNAFKRAVGRLLKEGKIEIREKSIAIR, from the coding sequence ATGTTAGAAAAAGGTTTGGGAAAAAAGCAGGTACTTAAGGTTGTAAAAAAGACAGATTTCGGAATATATCTTGGAACGGAGGAGGAGAGAGTGCTTCTGCCGGGCAGACAGGTACCGGAGGGGACGAAGATCGGAGATGAGCTGGAAGTGTTTCTCTATCGCGATTCCAGAGACAGGCTGATCGCCACTACGCATGAACCCAAAATACAGCTTGGTGAACTTCACGTTCTGACAGTGGCAGATACAGGGAAAATAGGAGCGTTTCTTGATTGGGGGCTGGAAAAGGATCTTCTGCTTCCTTTTAAGGAGCAGACCGCAAAAGTGAAAAAAGGAGATTCCTGTCTGGTAAGTCTGTATGTGGATAAGAGTGGCAGACTTTGCGCTACTATGAAAATCTATGAAAAGCTCAGAACAGATTCTCCTTATAAGAAAGATGATAAGGTTACAGGAATCATCTATGAAAAGAGCAGCAATTTCGGACTTTTTGTAGCGGTTGATAACTGCTATTGTGCGCTGATCCCTAAAAGGGAAGCGCCCGGAGGATATAAAGTGGGTGATGTGGTAACAGCCCGCGTCGCAGAAGTGAAGCCTGACGGAAAGCTGGATCTTAGTGTGCGGGAGAAGGCATTTATCCAGATGGATGCAGATGCGCTGATCATTCTGGAGCGTCTCAAGGAACATGGAGGAGAGCTTCCGTTTACCGATAAAGCCGATCCGGACCGGATCCGGGAAGAGTTCGGATTCAGTAAAAATGCTTTTAAGCGGGCAGTGGGCAGACTCTTAAAAGAAGGGAAAATAGAAATACGGGAAAAAAGCATTGCAATTCGGTAA
- a CDS encoding polya polymerase, producing MKVQNITDIDRFFKVVDECKGRVELVTGEGDRLNLKSKLSQYVSMANIFSNGEIPELEIIAYEKEDIDRLVSFMVNG from the coding sequence ATGAAAGTACAGAATATAACAGACATTGACAGGTTTTTTAAAGTAGTAGACGAATGTAAAGGAAGAGTGGAACTGGTGACAGGAGAAGGGGACAGACTGAATCTGAAATCCAAGTTATCACAGTATGTATCCATGGCAAACATTTTCTCCAACGGAGAAATTCCGGAGCTGGAAATTATTGCTTACGAAAAAGAAGATATTGACAGACTCGTATCCTTTATGGTGAACGGCTAA